Proteins encoded in a region of the Desulfobotulus mexicanus genome:
- a CDS encoding terminase gpA endonuclease subunit, with the protein MEMQQPIPSWMPETYRSVIRHSGHSIRFQPLPGVRRVMRRPAPMSIADWSEKYRYVSLSAIQGPWRHENAPWAEGIMEILDFPSVVKVGLCKSVQSAGTETALNMVGSRIDQQSAKVIFVYPDKDTGRNVMKKRIVPMIRHTRQLSRHLTGYVDDVQGLSVQLAHTWIKIGWSGSPASLASDPADTVVLDEVDKYMPFTSNKAEAGPIELAEKRTTTFRRLGRAKIFMLSTPTTENGPIWKFMEEEAELIFDWHVRCPDCGREQKMAFSRIRWPEGSAAXASRVESQHLAWYECSHCPSRWDDEKRDMAVRHGRWRSRDKGLSIASALQSSRPSRVGVHFPGWNSLFVTLSECAASFLRGLTSKSALRDFWNNYAAEPWKIVLESTSEAEALKARCSLAPGMVANEAVALTCGIDQQHGGFFWVVRAWDRHFNSWLVESGFSPDEADLDHLLYERSWPIDGEPGLRMKIWRAARDSGGNAYDTGQTMRDEAYLWLDSRWGLCRGCQVWVTKGASTSLPTFSKLGNPLRQTRSGKKLRSGARLMLLDPNRLKTSFFERLENAIQGRGHAGYLHEGVAEGSDYLRQITAEELREEAGRQVWVQLRKDNHFLDCECIALAQALWEWPGGGVNLLQDRVNVVEEAAPPPPRRPKGERPEKGRKVPGWRDRM; encoded by the coding sequence ATGGAAATGCAGCAGCCCATCCCCTCATGGATGCCGGAGACCTACCGCAGCGTCATCCGCCATTCAGGCCACAGCATCCGTTTTCAGCCCCTGCCGGGGGTGCGGCGGGTGATGCGCCGTCCAGCGCCCATGTCCATAGCGGACTGGTCGGAAAAATACCGCTACGTCTCCCTTTCGGCCATCCAAGGCCCGTGGCGGCACGAGAACGCGCCCTGGGCCGAGGGCATCATGGAGATTCTGGATTTTCCCTCTGTGGTGAAGGTGGGGCTGTGCAAGTCCGTGCAGTCCGCAGGAACGGAAACCGCCCTGAACATGGTGGGTTCCCGCATWGATCAGCAGAGCGCCAAGGTGATTTTTGTSTATCCGGACAAGGACACGGGCCGCAATGTCATGAAAAAGCGCATCGTGCCCATGATCCGCCATACCCGGCAGCTTTCCCGGCACCTCACCGGGTATGTGGATGATGTGCAGGGGCTTTCGGTGCAGCTGGCCCATACATGGATCAAGATCGGCTGGTCGGGATCTCCGGCAAGCCTTGCCTCGGAYCCCGCCGACACCGTGGTGCTGGACGAGGTGGACAAGTACATGCCCTTCACCTCCAACAAGGCCGAGGCCGGGCCYATYGAGCTTGCGGAAAAGCGCACCACCACYTTCCGCCGTCTGGGACGGGCGAAGATCTTCATGCTCTCCACGCCCACCACGGAGAACGGCCCCATCTGGAAGTTCATGGAAGAGGAGGCGGAGCTGATCTTTGACTGGCAYGTCCGCTGCCCGGACTGCGGCAGGGAGCAGAAGATGGCCTTCAGCCGCATCCGATGGCCCGAAGGCAGCGCTGCGGAKGCCTCCCGGGTGGARTCCCAGCATCTGGCCTGGTACGAGTGCAGCCACTGCCCCTCCCGCTGGGACGATGAAAAGCGGGACATGGCCGTGCGCCACGGCAGATGGCGCTCCCGAGACAAGGGCCTTTCCATTGCATCCGCCCTGCAATCTTCCCGCCCCAGCCGTGTGGGKGTGCATTTTCCCGGATGGAATTCCCTCTTTGTGACCCTTTCGGAATGYGCGGCCTCCTTTCTCCGGGGGCTTACCAGCAAATCCGCYYTGCGGGATTTCTGGAACAACTACGCCGCCGAACCCTGGAAGATTGTTCTGGAATCCACCTCCGAGGCCGAAGCCCTCAAGGCCCGCTGCTCCCTTGCCCCCGGCATGGTGGCCAATGAGGCCGTGGCCCTCACCTGCGGCATCGATCAGCAGCACGGGGGATTTTTCTGGGTGGTTCGCGCTTGGGACAGGCACTTCAACTCCTGGCTGGTGGAAAGCGGATTCTCGCCGGACGAGGCGGATCTGGATCATCTCTTGTATGAGCGAAGCTGGCCCATCGACGGAGAACCGGGCTTACGGATGAAGATCTGGCGGGCGGCCAGAGATTCCGGCGGCAACGCCTACGACACGGGCCAGACCATGCGGGACGAGGCCTATCTCTGGCTGGACAGCCGATGGGGCCTCTGTCGGGGATGTCAGGTCTGGGTGACCAAGGGCGCATCCACCAGCCTCCCCACCTTCAGCAAGCTGGGAAACCCCCTGCGYCAGACCCGATCCGGCAAGAAGCTGCGCTCCGGCGCGCGCCTCATGCTGCTGGACCCCAACCGGCTCAAGACCTCCTTTTTCGAGCGTCTGGAAAACGCCATTCAGGGCCGTGGCCATGCGGGCTATCTCCATGAGGGCGTGGCCGAAGGATCGGACTATCTGCGCCAGATCACGGCGGAAGAGCTTCGGGAAGAGGCAGGGCGGCAGGTCTGGGTGCAGCTCAGAAAAGACAATCATTTTCTGGATTGTGAGTGCATTGCTCTGGCTCAGGCCCTGTGGGAATGGCCCGGCGGCGGCGTGAACCTCCTTCAGGATCGGGTGAATGTGGTGGAAGAAGCCGCACCGCCTCCGCCCCGGAGACCGAAGGGGGAAAGACCGGAGAAGGGGCGCAAGGTTCCCGGCTGGCGGGACAGGATGTGA